One part of the Gemmatimonadota bacterium genome encodes these proteins:
- a CDS encoding amidohydrolase family protein, translating to MMVLSRRSHGTDPSAKGAAGARWMRRMMPRAAGPWRMRTMLLLLILGLAPDPVVRDAAASKQKPAGPQVQPIALTGGTVHTVSGAIIEGATILFEAGVITGIGTDLDLPENTMVVDVTGKHVYPGLLAAPTNLGLTEIGSVRATQDNVEIGDITPSVRAVSAVNPDSEYFPVARANGILTALTMPSGGLIAGLSGLIALDGWTTEEMTLETTAGLHVQWPSYRIFDFEGSSSREEQVEARREALTKLRDAFREARAYMIAKEAEEAGGAPFHPSDLGWDAMIPVLRKELPVFVHAAEEKQIHAAIDWALAEDVRIILVGGTDAWRVADRVKEHDIPVIIGAVHYLPARRWEPYDTPFTNALKLHEAGLTFCIGQGGGASNVRNLPYHAATAAAYGLPKEEALKSVTLYPARILGVEDRLGSLETGKDATLIVTDGDPLEIMTRVDQAFIRGRPVDLSSKHTDLYDKYRARLEQLK from the coding sequence ATGATGGTATTGTCCCGCAGGAGCCATGGAACCGACCCTTCGGCGAAGGGCGCTGCCGGCGCGCGGTGGATGCGAAGGATGATGCCCCGCGCTGCCGGCCCGTGGCGGATGCGAACGATGCTGCTCCTGTTGATTCTGGGGTTGGCGCCGGATCCTGTGGTCCGGGACGCGGCGGCCTCGAAACAGAAGCCGGCCGGACCGCAGGTACAACCCATCGCGTTGACAGGCGGCACCGTCCACACCGTGAGCGGCGCCATCATCGAGGGCGCCACGATACTCTTCGAAGCCGGCGTCATTACCGGAATCGGGACGGACCTGGATCTGCCCGAAAACACTATGGTCGTGGACGTAACGGGGAAGCATGTATATCCGGGGCTGCTCGCGGCGCCGACGAACCTGGGCCTCACGGAGATCGGTTCGGTCCGGGCCACCCAGGATAACGTGGAGATCGGAGACATCACCCCGAGCGTGCGAGCCGTATCCGCCGTGAATCCTGACAGCGAGTATTTTCCGGTCGCCCGGGCGAACGGGATATTGACCGCTCTGACCATGCCGAGCGGTGGACTGATCGCCGGCCTTTCCGGCCTGATCGCGCTGGATGGATGGACCACCGAAGAAATGACCCTGGAGACCACAGCGGGCCTCCATGTGCAGTGGCCTTCCTATCGTATCTTCGACTTTGAGGGTTCCTCCAGCAGGGAGGAGCAGGTCGAAGCGCGCCGGGAAGCCCTGACGAAGCTGCGCGACGCCTTCAGAGAAGCCAGGGCGTACATGATCGCGAAAGAGGCCGAAGAAGCCGGTGGGGCCCCATTCCATCCCTCGGATCTCGGCTGGGACGCGATGATTCCGGTCCTGAGGAAAGAACTACCCGTATTCGTCCACGCCGCGGAAGAAAAGCAGATCCATGCCGCCATCGACTGGGCACTTGCCGAGGACGTACGGATCATCCTGGTCGGAGGCACTGACGCATGGCGGGTTGCGGACCGCGTGAAGGAACACGATATCCCCGTGATCATAGGCGCGGTGCACTACCTGCCCGCGCGCCGGTGGGAACCCTACGACACGCCCTTCACCAACGCACTGAAGTTGCATGAGGCCGGCCTGACCTTCTGCATCGGCCAGGGCGGGGGAGCCTCAAACGTGCGGAACCTGCCCTACCACGCCGCAACCGCGGCAGCCTACGGCCTGCCGAAGGAAGAAGCGCTCAAATCCGTCACCCTTTATCCCGCGCGCATCCTGGGCGTGGAGGACCGATTGGGCTCCCTGGAGACGGGCAAGGACGCCACCCTGATCGTTACCGACGGAGACCCGCTAGAGATCATGACCCGCGTGGACCAAGCCTTCATCCGGGGCCGGCCCGTTGACCTTAGCAGCAAGCACACCGATCTGTACGACAAGTACCGGGCCAGACTGGAACAGTTGAAGTGA
- a CDS encoding amidohydrolase family protein: protein MKQSCRFILAACLLAGVIAHSARAQQTTPQAGLRENPSRVHALENARVYVRPDLVIEGGTVVVRDGLIVETGVSVEVPSDARRWDYSGMTIYPGLIEMFTQAGLPGKAEDNIAGSSYWNPAVRPERAAAEAYRINEAEIVRLRKSGFAAAMVVADRGVFAGSSAVVKLGAGTPNENVLKRDVFQHIRMKRNRNRTYPAAMMGVAALMRQTILDAQWFRDAHAAYASNPRQDRPEENDALAALDDVVARNQAVLMSVDDDHAFLRAARLAEEFGLRFLVRGSGHEYRMLDAVRAAGVPVILPIDFPRSEALSVSTPEDASNVTLETLRHWDLAPGNPGRLHRAGIPIALSSTRLARSTDFHDRVREAIAHGLDYEAALAALTTTPASMLGISRQLGTLEPGKLASMTITDGPLFGENVNVQDVWVAGDRYVVTPRPAVDPRGGWMVILKGDSLSLSINGSLNSPKGSVDIDGAAVKADRMELDDARIAFSLEDQALGEVGVWRLSGSIRGDRIAGRGVRPDGESVTWTAERTRAREAEPAEIPESVSMGDDPPELYPPGAFGRESAPERPEHILVRNATVWTLDDQGKLENADLLIQAGKIVEVGTGLAAPGGALEIDGTGKHVTPGIIDAHSHTAILEGINEGTQAVTAEVGIGDVIDSYDIAMYRELAGGLTVANVLHGSANPIGGKNQIIKLRWGAGPEELKFTEAKAGIKFALGENVKRSNWRVLSDRYPQTRMGVEQIIRDRFLAAREYQGAWDRYNALADKSGVVPPRRDLELETLQEVLAGERLVHCHSYRQDEILMLIRVADEFGFTIGTFQHVLEGYKVAPEIAAHGAGASAFSDWWAFKIEAYDAIPHNGALMHEAGVLVTFNSDSDELARRLNTEAAKAVKYGGVDEVEALKFVTLNAAIQLAIDPYVGSLEPGKDADFVIWNGHPLSTYTKCEQTWIDGRKYFDIDEDREMRTEVEKERTRLIQKLLKAPETDEEEAPEA, encoded by the coding sequence ATGAAGCAGTCGTGCAGATTCATCCTGGCCGCCTGCCTGCTGGCCGGGGTGATCGCCCACAGTGCGCGGGCCCAGCAGACGACGCCGCAGGCGGGACTCCGAGAGAACCCGTCGCGCGTACACGCCCTCGAGAATGCGCGAGTGTATGTGCGGCCCGACCTCGTCATCGAGGGAGGCACCGTGGTCGTCCGGGACGGCCTGATCGTGGAGACGGGAGTGTCGGTCGAGGTCCCGTCGGACGCCCGCAGATGGGACTATTCGGGCATGACCATCTATCCGGGCCTGATCGAGATGTTTACCCAGGCGGGACTGCCGGGAAAGGCTGAAGACAATATCGCGGGATCCTCCTACTGGAACCCCGCCGTCCGTCCCGAGCGCGCGGCCGCCGAAGCGTACCGAATCAATGAAGCGGAGATCGTGAGACTGCGGAAATCCGGATTCGCGGCGGCCATGGTGGTGGCGGACCGCGGCGTGTTTGCGGGAAGCAGCGCAGTGGTCAAGCTCGGTGCCGGAACGCCCAACGAGAACGTCCTGAAGCGCGATGTCTTTCAGCATATCCGCATGAAGCGAAACCGAAACCGCACCTACCCGGCGGCCATGATGGGCGTGGCGGCCCTGATGCGCCAGACGATCCTGGACGCGCAGTGGTTCCGGGACGCCCACGCCGCCTATGCATCGAATCCGCGGCAGGACAGACCGGAGGAGAACGACGCGCTGGCGGCACTGGATGATGTGGTCGCCCGGAACCAAGCCGTCCTCATGAGTGTCGACGACGACCACGCCTTCCTGCGGGCCGCCCGGCTGGCGGAGGAGTTCGGACTGCGATTCCTCGTCAGGGGCAGCGGCCATGAGTACCGGATGCTGGACGCGGTCCGGGCCGCTGGCGTCCCCGTCATCCTGCCCATTGACTTTCCCCGGTCCGAGGCGCTGTCCGTCTCGACGCCCGAAGACGCTTCGAACGTGACGCTGGAAACGCTGCGGCACTGGGATCTGGCCCCGGGGAATCCGGGCCGATTGCATCGCGCGGGAATCCCAATCGCGTTGAGCAGCACGAGACTGGCGAGAAGCACCGATTTTCATGATCGCGTGCGGGAGGCCATAGCGCACGGGCTCGATTATGAAGCCGCGCTGGCGGCGCTCACCACGACCCCGGCATCTATGCTCGGGATCAGCCGGCAACTCGGAACCCTGGAACCCGGAAAACTGGCCAGCATGACCATCACCGACGGACCCCTCTTTGGCGAGAACGTGAACGTGCAGGACGTGTGGGTCGCCGGCGACCGCTACGTGGTGACGCCCCGCCCAGCCGTCGATCCCCGCGGCGGGTGGATGGTCATCCTGAAGGGTGACAGCCTGTCCCTGTCTATCAATGGTTCCCTGAATTCGCCGAAGGGTTCGGTCGATATCGACGGGGCAGCCGTTAAGGCGGACCGCATGGAACTCGATGACGCCCGGATCGCCTTCAGCCTCGAAGACCAGGCACTGGGAGAAGTCGGCGTATGGCGTCTGTCGGGTTCGATCCGGGGAGACCGGATCGCGGGACGGGGCGTCCGCCCGGACGGAGAAAGCGTGACCTGGACCGCGGAACGAACCCGTGCGAGAGAAGCGGAACCGGCCGAAATACCGGAGTCCGTCTCGATGGGCGATGATCCACCGGAACTGTATCCTCCCGGCGCCTTCGGCCGGGAAAGTGCACCGGAGCGGCCGGAGCACATCCTCGTCCGGAACGCCACTGTCTGGACCCTGGACGACCAAGGCAAACTGGAAAACGCGGACCTTCTGATACAGGCGGGTAAAATCGTCGAAGTCGGTACCGGTCTCGCCGCGCCCGGCGGCGCCCTGGAGATCGACGGCACCGGAAAGCATGTTACCCCCGGGATCATCGACGCCCATTCGCACACGGCCATCCTCGAGGGCATTAACGAGGGGACGCAGGCCGTGACCGCCGAGGTGGGCATCGGGGACGTAATCGACAGCTACGACATCGCCATGTACCGGGAACTGGCTGGAGGGCTCACGGTGGCCAATGTGCTGCACGGTTCGGCCAATCCTATCGGGGGCAAGAACCAGATCATCAAGCTGAGGTGGGGAGCCGGCCCGGAGGAACTCAAGTTCACCGAGGCCAAGGCAGGCATCAAGTTCGCCCTGGGCGAAAACGTCAAGCGCAGCAACTGGCGTGTTCTCAGCGACCGGTATCCCCAGACCCGCATGGGCGTCGAACAGATCATCCGCGACCGTTTCCTCGCGGCCCGGGAATACCAGGGGGCCTGGGACCGGTACAACGCTCTGGCGGATAAATCCGGCGTCGTGCCGCCGCGGCGCGATCTCGAACTTGAGACGCTACAGGAGGTCCTCGCCGGAGAACGGCTGGTCCACTGTCACTCCTATCGTCAGGACGAGATCCTGATGCTCATCCGGGTTGCCGACGAGTTCGGTTTCACCATCGGCACCTTCCAGCATGTCCTGGAAGGTTACAAGGTCGCCCCCGAGATCGCCGCCCACGGCGCGGGTGCTTCCGCGTTCAGCGACTGGTGGGCGTTCAAGATCGAAGCCTATGACGCCATTCCCCACAACGGGGCGTTGATGCACGAGGCGGGTGTGCTGGTCACCTTCAACTCCGACAGCGATGAACTGGCCCGGCGCTTGAACACCGAAGCCGCCAAGGCGGTGAAGTATGGCGGGGTCGATGAGGTGGAGGCCCTCAAATTCGTCACGTTGAACGCTGCGATACAACTGGCCATCGATCCCTACGTGGGTTCGCTCGAGCCGGGCAAGGATGCCGATTTCGTGATCTGGAACGGCCATCCCCTGTCCACCTACACGAAATGCGAACAGACCTGGATCGACGGAAGGAAGTACTTCGACATCGACGAGGACAGGGAGATGCGGACAGAAGTGGAGAAGGAACGGACGCGGCTGATCCAGAAACTGCTGAAAGCGCCCGAAACCGACGAAGAAGAAGCGCCGGAGGCGTAG
- a CDS encoding Gfo/Idh/MocA family oxidoreductase has translation MSHSILLSGCGSAGKYVAHVAEQSGRAWVTALFDPTEEKLTATGSLYPEAVTGDDLGSLIADTSPDIVAVAGPDHLHADQTILALELGAHALVEKPLATTVADARRVMDAAERTGLTVMTDHTIRYMYPWREMSQTARSGEIGDIFFVQGDYIHDMWSIYHPGGRGHTPWRIDRENPQNILLGGGCHPIDNILSTVDSPVIEVFAYGSKRSVPEFPSDDCYIVMLKFENGVLGKVFVSSGCSGHGMGGGMLAVYGTDGTLWNGKLYRRGEEPVTLPDASNDAAVGGHGWGRSVIDFLDTLDGKMENPIPARVGARVVAVCEAGLESIRTGLPQKPEWP, from the coding sequence ATGTCCCATTCCATACTCCTCAGCGGCTGCGGCAGCGCCGGAAAGTACGTGGCCCACGTGGCTGAACAGAGCGGTCGTGCCTGGGTGACCGCCCTGTTCGACCCGACCGAAGAGAAGCTTACAGCGACCGGGTCCCTCTATCCCGAAGCCGTTACCGGTGACGACCTCGGGTCGCTCATCGCGGATACGAGTCCGGACATCGTCGCCGTGGCGGGACCGGACCACCTGCACGCCGACCAGACCATCCTGGCCCTGGAACTCGGGGCCCATGCCCTCGTGGAAAAGCCACTGGCCACGACTGTCGCCGATGCCCGGCGCGTGATGGACGCCGCCGAACGGACGGGACTGACCGTGATGACCGATCATACCATCCGGTACATGTATCCGTGGCGGGAGATGTCCCAGACCGCGAGATCGGGCGAAATCGGCGACATCTTCTTCGTCCAGGGCGACTACATCCACGACATGTGGTCCATCTACCATCCCGGCGGACGTGGACATACCCCCTGGCGGATCGACCGGGAGAACCCGCAGAACATACTCCTGGGCGGCGGCTGCCATCCCATCGACAACATCCTGTCCACAGTGGACTCCCCAGTCATCGAAGTTTTCGCCTATGGCAGCAAGCGGTCCGTGCCCGAGTTTCCCTCGGACGACTGCTATATCGTTATGCTGAAATTCGAGAACGGGGTGCTCGGGAAGGTCTTCGTCTCCAGCGGTTGCTCGGGACACGGCATGGGAGGCGGCATGCTGGCCGTCTACGGCACAGACGGCACCCTGTGGAATGGAAAGCTCTACCGGCGCGGCGAGGAACCCGTCACGCTGCCCGATGCATCAAACGATGCGGCGGTGGGAGGACACGGCTGGGGCCGGTCCGTCATCGACTTCCTGGACACGCTCGACGGCAAAATGGAAAACCCGATCCCAGCCCGGGTCGGCGCCCGCGTAGTCGCCGTCT